The Myxocyprinus asiaticus isolate MX2 ecotype Aquarium Trade chromosome 19, UBuf_Myxa_2, whole genome shotgun sequence nucleotide sequence GGCACACCTCCCCTCAGGGAAAGGGGGgagggatgtacgtcatgccaggggctccccggcctgagagaatgagggaggaatgtggcagggcagagggcggggccgggtcatgatacatacataccagacaatcttttcctggttttggactaTTCAGattttttgctggacattttagtcagaggagcagctgtgttgtttaagcgcGCTATGTGATGCAAGCGAGGGAAGCGAGaaggcacgctggtcaagctccgacagcgtggctttcgaacagcactgccgagtattcatctagcaaaactccactctcttcctaacaaaatggatgaactacattTCCTCACCTGtgcaaacaaggacttttcaaactctgctgccttgtgcttcacagaaacctggctgagtgaagccattccggagagcacgttacatctgctgggctttcagctgttcagagcggatcgcagtTTTcgttgtttattctggtgagtgtttatattcctccaaaCGTGTGCATGaacgcagcactgcaacagctggctgatcagatcacagacatggaacaacacccggactcacatTTATTAttatgggagattttaataaagctaatctcacccatgaactgccaaaatacagacagcacattacattccCCACCAGAGGCAGAAAtacattggatcattgctacacaacaataaaagatgcatgtccctagagcagctttgggactctctgatcactgtctggttcatcttcttccaaactacaggcagaaactgaaatcaGCTAAACCAGTAGTAAAGgttgtaaagagatggaccaatgaagcagagctggaactacaagcctgctttgactgcactgattggagtgtatttgaggctgcagacaccaatctggatgagctcacagatactgtgacatgtcaagtcaagtcatttttatttgtatagtgcctttcacaacacacatcatttcaaagcagctttacagaaaatcatgcattaacagtaaattaaactgtaatatctataaagtcttagagtcatcattgtgtagtttgattaaatacgattgtgaattgtgtataaaaataagtaattaaataataattgtatttggaACCCCAGAGAGTAAGCCGAAGGCGacagtggcaaggaacacaaaactccataagatgttggttaatggagaaaaataaccttgggagaaaccaggctcactgtgggggccagttccctcctggttaacagcatgaatataatgccaatattacttatttactgtatgtgcagtgcaagtcatggtttaaaattattaaactaagaaagtgttaagggccagtgtttatacaaagattttgtaagaactgtaagattaatgactaatgtctttgaagttcatcctggattaactgcagaagttcatatagatgcattgtcctttattagttggctgatgaagggttttgttggcaatttattgatagtctatgtattcaattttaagagtgtagtacaTCATTAggccaaggtgatgcaggccgagatcagtgaggtgctttgcagttcaaccggccggtaatttcggtgaggtctatcctatatccaaggttcaggcaatggcatatgaagtatcccatgcattatggttggagttggcatcagttcatcctctgaagtccatcgtaatagactgaagtgatgtctggctggcaccagctgcatttaggtgtcatcactcagagatacgtagcagtggagtccgatatcaagcaggaatggagctggatctggccagttcTGGTGTCATCgtgataggagtcccgaggttgagacatggaaacaaatagaataatattagcgtagatgccattaaattattattattattataattttttttttttttttttgcagagatcATGATTAATGTTTCTGGTTCTTGCAGACCcatctaaagcagcctaattgtgtggtaaagaataaattaggtgtatacctggctaaataaacgagtctttagtctagacttaaactcagtgagtgtgtctgtgtcctgaacagtgttagggagactattccatagtttaagagccaaagaggaaaaggatctacctccttttgtggattttgatattctaggaactattaacaggccagaattttgtgatcataatgagcatgatggaatatagcgtggtagaaggtcacttaagtattgtggagctagaccattcaaagctttgtatgtagttaatagaattttaaaatgaatacgaaatttaacaggtagccaatgtaacaacgataaaatggggctaatatgatcatattttttggtcctagtcagcactctggctgctgcctttcgaaccaactgaagtttatttattgaacttgctggacatcctcccagtaatgcattacaataatctagtcttgaggtcatgaacgcatgaattagtttttcggcatcagcaacagagagcatgtgttgtaacttagcaatatttcttaggtggaagaatgctgttcttcaaacattggaaatttgattttcaaaggacagattggtatcaaatatttaagttcttcgctgttgaagacgatgtaacagtacatccatcgagtgtcaaataatattttagctgcttattttttagagatttttggtccaataattagtaaccctgttttgtcgaaattgagttgaaggaaatttctggccaatccaatctttgatttcattgatacactctgctaatttggagacttgtgaaatttcgtcgggtttcgaagaaatataaagttgggtattgtcggcataacagtggaaacttattccatgattcctgataatatctcccaggggaagcatatataaggagaaaagcagaggccctaaaacttaTCCCTGTGGTACTTCATTCTTAACTTTtgattgatttgacaattcctcgtttacatagacaaagttgTAGTTGTCTGCTAAAtaagacctaaaccatgctaatacaagttcacaaatgccaacataattgtctagcctattcaagagaatatcgtaatctatcgtgtcgaaggcaacactaagatctaaaagcacttgaagagaaatgcagccacgatcagatgataggaGCAAGTCATTAGaaactctgataagtgaagtctctgtactgtggtggggccttagtcctgactgaaattgttcatgtatactatttctctgtataaatgaacataattgggaggacactacctttcctagtatttttgacataaacgggagatttgaaatcggtctataattagccaattctccaggatcaagttgtggctgtTAACTGCcactttaaagtttcttgggacatgtcctaaggatagcaaggagttaataatattaagaagaagttctgagattacagggaatacctcttttaagagcttagttggtattggatctaacattcatgttgtggcttttgatgtttcaattagttttgttagctcttcatgacttaTGACAGCGTGTGTGAGCAAACTTATTTGCACGTGAgcaaattatgagacactgttttctgaggtactgtgacagatgattgcataattccaattttgtttctgattatttaaattttatcagtaaagaaattcatgaagtcattactagtgtgttgtgatggaatatctggttcagttaaggctttattcctaaccaatttagccacagttcTGAATAaccacctaggattgttgtggttattttctatgagtttgctaaaatatgatgacctggcagcttttagtgcctgtctgtagaatttctatagtatcaacattaactccatatgacagaattaaatctagcatatgattatcgcgatgagttggtcctgtcacattttgtctgactccaagcgagttgagaatatcgataaatgctaatcccaatgtgtcattttcattatctgtgaatgttgaagtcgccaacaattaaagctcaatctacagtaactactagatctgatagaaaatttgcaaattcaccaaggaaatcaaaataaggcctgggtgatcaatatactgtagcaagagcaaaagacgacagagattttttatttatatctgacggcgTCATactaagcattattagttcaaaagacttaaatgtatatcctgtcctctgagtaacaccaaaaacgtcactgtaaattgtgtcaaaatcaaaagtaacagtcagtatctggtgtggccaccagctgcattaagtactgcagtgcatctcctcctcatggactgcaccagatttgccatttCTTgctgagatgttaccccactccaaggcacttgcaagttctcaccctctgatccaacaggtcccagacgtgctcaatgggattgagatccgggctatttgctggccatggcagaacactgacattcttgtcttgcaggaaatcacgcacagaatgagcagtatggctggtggcattgtcatgctggagggtcacatcaggatgagcctgcaggaagggtaccacatgagggaggaggatgtcttccctctaacgcacagcattgagattgcctgcaatgacaacaagctcagtctgatgatgctgtgacacaccatcCCAAACATGACGGACCCccccacctccaaatcgatcccgctcaagagtacaggcctcggtataacgctcattccttcgatgataaacgtgagTCAAAACCACGACTCagcccctggtgagacaaaaccgcgacttgtcagtgaagagcactttttgccagtcctgtttggtccagcgaaggtgggtttgttcccataggcaacgttgttgccggtgatgtctggtaaggacctcccttacaacaggcctacaagccctcagtccagcctcactcagcctattgcggacagtctgagcactgctggagggattgtgcattcctggtgtaactcgggcagttgttgttgccatcctgaacctgtcccgcaggtgtgatattcggatgtaccgatcctgtgcaggtgttgttacacgtggtctgctactgcgaggatgatcagctgtctttcctgtctccctgtagtgctgtcttaggcgtctcacagtacagacattgcaatttattgccgtGGCCACATCTgcggtcctcatgcctccatgcaacatgccttacgcacgttcacgcagatgagcttGGACcattctgtcaagctcctgaagtttgcagacgacactactgtcataggcctcatccaagatgatgatgagtctgtatacagaagggagtttgAACGGCTGGCTTACTAGTGCAGGCAAaataacctggagctgaacattctcaaaacagtggagatgatagtggactaagaacaccccaacactgaccctgctcaccattctaaacagcactgtggcagcaaaggagtcattcaggttcctgggcactactatctcaaaggacctgaagtgggagacccacattgacttcattgtgaaaaaggaccagcagaggttgtacttccttcaccagctgaggaaattcaacctgccacaggcgctgctgatacagttctactcagtggtcattgagtctgtcctctgtacttcaatacctgtctggtttggttcagctacgaaatcagacatcagaagactacaaaggacagttcggactgctgagaggattattggttgccccctgccctcccttcaagaactgtacacttccagagtgaggaaaagggctgaaaAAAACACTCTGGACCCcgctcacccagcccactacctttttgaaaggcttttccctcaggctatccagctcatgaacagttaaaactgccccattgagcaataattatgtgcaatacacagcttagtctatttatatttatcaaacATACCCTActtcttctgccatacattcccttgcatatgtatataacagatttgtatttgtacatatgtgtgtatgtatgtatatatatttggtcttattgtgtatttctatatatgcttatattttctattcactttttatttttattctattttttaattattatctctgtcttgttgttgtattgtttgtgcactggaagctcctgtcaccaagacaaattcattgtatgtgtaagcatacttggcaataaagacattctgattctgatatatagtatatactgtatataattttaatgtaatgttattttgtaatataacatattataccataatattattattatgattatgacaattttgcaacatacaaatggaggctaaacaGTAGACAAGTGTAGAAGAGCTTGTTCAAACTTCTCGTTCAAACACCATTTCTGAGGCTGTACAgaattatgatgacacacatgacaattcacctaATGTCACTGCATGTCACTTACTATGTATGGTAATGTAAACAGACACAAATATTTGGAATTTagcaatgtcaaaataaagtgaagctgcagagttgcgttcacaatgcatgtaaaacACGAGGAAATAAAGCGGACTAAACTCAAGAGCACCTCCTAAaatggtctgagatcatttgtcgcattctcatagatgacgcATATATAGAAAAGAAAGGGTGACAACTTTGTGCATGCACGTGTACCGTGAGAAGTGCTCTTGCTGTGCTCATGAGCGGCAAAGCACCATTGAACATCTGAACACACGGCAAATCAGACAACCACGTCaacagcttttctttcatctgttcttcataATATTAAGTGTGTTTTTATTATCCAACAGTTaattccggtcctcaaatctgattggacaagaggtgTTCCAAGATTGCTGatagctcacaccatcagcactgggacgcttTACTGTTTAACTGTTTTACTGTTTACTGAGTTCCAAACTAATGTGTAAGAGCAGCtagatgtgtgaattttccttctttcctgtgacattaaagatttaagCCAGCAGCTTACGACAAAATACTGTCTTGTGTGTGCTATGAGCGAGTTGAGCTGATGCTGACAAACTGTGTCAGTGTGCAAGTTTTTTTGAAGTCATCCTGAATTGTCTCTCCCTCCATGATTGCTTGGATTACAAttacactatagctgagaaataaagttaaactaacagcttctgCATTACTGCCGATTACAGCTAAGAGTCACAACAGATGGTGTAATCAAACACGCTCAGGGCACCTTCCTAATAcaagtttccgagttgggagaGTCAAAAattttcaacatggcggaggagagaatgCGTTATGTGTCTGTGTCAAAATacgagttccccaagaaataagAATGAAACTGCCATCCTCCATGTTTACTCTCTGACAACAAAATACTTGAACGTGAGTGAAATACTTCTAGGATAATTCCAATAACACATATGACAGAGTCAATCCATGATCGGAGTGGATTACTACCACACTGTAGCTGAGGAATATAGTGAAACTAACTGCTACAGCATTACTATTCATCCCTTCAATAGATGCAGGTAATCACACGGTCagttgccctctctctctctctcatttgtacacacacatgcccttgtttctccaataacttgttagaaacagccaaaGCTGTCATTATTAGTTCTAAAGTGTGGTTTTCGaattagtaacggaggcttgggcgcatctttcgaactagcaacaGCAGATCTTGAatccgtggcgtaagaaagtacTTACACAAGAGTGTTTTTTGGGAAAGTCCTTAGTTTTACCAtacttatttacttgttcattgaataGTTGTATAAAAGGAATATCACACATGCAGTCATGCTGTATTTTGCATCTATCTGCACAgctctgattacctgtggccgaatcacagccatgctgatagacataattaatcacactggattaatgtgttaaattgacagccctagaatTTTCACATACAGAATCAGAGAACACAGGTTAGAAAACAGAAGATATTTAACCCTGTATAGTATGTGTTATGTTCTAATAATggaatatttttccccatttaatTTTCTGACATGAAATAGctctaataacaaaaataaaaatatgtaaaatggtccaaaaacttttttttattaaaagttatacATTTCTCCTTGAATTAatttaacatttgttttatttatatatttagtatttaataaaataaacaaagtacagaataacGGGGGAAACACAGGatcaaaagaaacatccacgatgggaaaacacaggaacagagaaaacatacaCAGGAggcactggtcatacacaggaggtcaaaacacataacaactgacaaagactaagcaaacaacagggcattatatacacaatgggaAATAagtgaatgaaacacaggtgagaacaatcaagGACAGGTGGCAGtaatgagggcagggaattatgggaagtgtagtccgggaggaacagatgacaggggagaaacacaaggcaaacaacagtgaatcatgacagtgtTCTTCAATATTGTCAGTTATTTACATTGTCACTAATGCCTAGCTCATCCTTGCCAGTTGGCTACACCATACCATACAAGGTTAAAGCAAATGAGCAAAACAAGCACTAGAAATGAATTTCTAAGTTTCTCAAAGGTATTTGTAAACAATCATcttgtttttaataatacatatgaAAAGGAAATGCCTgcagaacaaaagaaagaatttCCATGATAAGCATTAGGTGAGCTCTAATGTAGGTCATAGAGGGTTCTTATGATTTAATTGATATGAATCTGTGAAAATAAAATGGCTGGTACAGTTTTTTTCCAATAAGTAAACAATCATGGGGCAAACTATAAATACTGTGTATTTGAATGCAGACTTTTAACATCTTCTGTTTGAATTCAAGAGCTCATCACAGAGTGTCATATTATTGGCATCCCTAACAGCTTATGTGTGGACATGTTTATGGCTTGATATGAATGGCTGTACCCTGGAGATTATTACAACACTGCACTatggagtgtttttttttatttccatggaAACAGGATGGAGCGAATTGTCCGTCACACCCTAACTGGTCATATTTGTCCAGATGAACCTTCTCTGACTGGGAGCAGAATTTGGCACTTTCCATGACACTCCTAGAGCTGTCCCAGCTAAACAGGTAAGtgctgctctctccttgccagacactttcactttcagtagGGCCTGTGCTCTATTATAGCATAAGCATAAATAAAGAAGTAATTAACGTGAAGTCAGTGATTAACTAGACCAAACTTTGAGACAGTTAATACGAGACCTAGTTAAAAGGATAAATCAGAAAACATTTTTTAAGGATtataatgatatttttttatattagaaTGAAGAATTTTGAATGATTAAACAGTGTGTAACAAAGTTGGGAACGAACACAAAGCATGATAACATTATCTGAAAAGGTTATCTTTATTCTGAGAGACAGATAAATTATACATTGATAAGTTCTCTTCAAAAATAGCAGTGTGTGTTTTaaacaataaattatttaaagcCCCCATTGTAAAATAACTACTAGCTCTGGTACAATACACATACTGCACTCAAAACAGACAATAGGTCCTGTCTGAACGTTAACAAAGAtaatacaaacacattttaacaGCTTTAAGCAACCATTTGGTTATTGAGTCGCTTGCTACCCACACTTTTATCATTACTGGTCACATTTTGTATTTCGTGCACAATGACGATGGCAAATCTCATTAGTTTGAAATTCAGTGAAATAAAAAGCAGCACAACTGCCTTATCTTTCTGTTCAATGATTGTTATATgtcaattaacaaaatatttgtaaaaaaaacagcacatacTCTCTTCTGTATTGCAGCCAAATCTTGAAAATCAAAAGTCATTGTGTAGACATTTGCCTTATGTGTGTCTATTAGCTATTACAGCCTTGAGACTAATTCGATTTTAAAATCTGGTCTCTGAGGTGCCTCTCTTCAGACTACTCAGAAACTCATCATGCTCAAAGCACAAGTTATTGTGAGACCTGGAGATCATAAGAAGTTTCTCCTTTTTTGTGTAGTCCTTCTTCACGGCCACTGGGGGCACTATTAGCCTGTCCATATAGTCCTCTTTGTTCTCCAGTTTAGTGTATCCTTTACTATTACTGCAGTCCAGTCTAGGCCAGCTAGGGTGTTTCCTTTGTTCAGGATGGACAGTCAGCATTGTGGACTCTCTCTCTAAATCCAGAGATTTGGAATAGGCTGACAATACTTGGAGGGAGTTATTGGAACCAAAGTCTTTACGAGCAGCACCCGGTGACAGGAATCTACCACTGGTGGATCCAGGAGACAGTGATGAATGTGAAGATGTGGAGCTAGGGGATTCTGTTGCCGAATTGCTCCGGAGCAGCTGGGCACCAGGACGTTTGAAAGCTTTGGCGACGTCAGGAACAGGGACTGTTAAAGATTCCATTGATGGAGGTCTGGAGTGGTCCCTGTTCTGCTCCAAGTCCTCAGTGATGCTTTCAATATCCGGCTCATCGATGACACAGTTGTTGAGTTTGATGACAGGCAACGTGAAGGCGCAGATGGAGGAGGAAACTATGGACCGCGTTTGACATTTCTTCAGTACGCCACTCTTACCCTCACACTGCCGACTGCTCTCACACTGGAACCCAAAGAAAGATTCAGTTTGGTCTTTGTAGGCAGGTGACAACAGGCTTAATCCACCTTTGGCCTCACTCATTAGACCCTCCTCGTCCTCAGAGCTGGTCCCGTGGGAAAATCGGAGGTCACTGTCTAGTCCAGAGAAGGACATTAGTGTGTTAGCTGTGAGCCGTGAGGCAAAATGACTGTCCTGACCGAAGGAACGGATCTCTGTGTCTGCATAAGGACCCATGTAGGCCCCATTCGTACATTTCTGCTCCTTTATCCGCAGGCTGTGAAAGTCTATGACAGTCGAGTACATGTCCCTCATGTGGATAATCTTGGTCTCACGATCTCTGTTCTCATGTAAGATGGCATTTGCGCAAATAAAGATAAAAATCCCAATTCCCATAGTGAAAGGACCCAACATTTTCATCTTCTCTGAATGCAGGTGCTGCTCAAAGAATTGTGTCAAAGAGCCTATCTGCTCTCgcccaacctgtgtattattCATAAAAAGCTTGCTTTCTGGTGCCTTCTGGTGGTCCTTGTGAGGCCAGTATCCTAGAACAGCCATCACAATACCTGCCATTAGGATCAGCAATCCCAAAACCAGAAAAAACCCTGATGCAGAATACAGTCTGATCTTCCCTCTCACCACCACAACATCAGCTCGAGATTTACGCTTAGCGCATTTCTTCTCAGGTGCAGGGGTGGGGCTCTGGGTTGGCAAATGATACTGAGAGCGGGTGGAGTCTTGTCTTTTCAATGCTGCGAGCCCCGTGATCACCCCTCCCGTCGCAATCATTGCTACGGCAAAACAAACCTGCAAAACAAATGAACACACAAACGTATAAGCAATCTTGAGGATTCAGCCTTGTTTTAATAGTCTTTTCTTTGATCTCTCTCTCAATTCTACTGTAGAATACTGTAGGCATTAGGGGTATATTAACTTAAGGAACTTCCCACATTTTTTCAGATTGGTAGGAACTTTGCCAGCTAACTTTGCTTCCACGCTGGTCTGTAATCTCTGCTGTTTTGACACTTTGTACAGGTCAAGATAGCTGCTTAATTATCATGTAAACAGGAGAAACATACTGAATCAGTTTTGCAATGCTACACAGAACAGGGCCTCTCACTGTCTTGCTCCCTCTACCTCTGTAAATGCAAGTttcaaatgaatgattaaattgtACTCTGAATTTGATTCtataaataaaacacaagcaTAAGCCAAGTATAACTGCCCATCTGGCAATGTGATTTTGTCAGCCAAGGGAAGCCAAGAATGCAAAGACAACAAAGAACAATTTACAAATCCAGCATGGTAATTCTTTTTGCAAATCTACGAAGGTTATTAAATATCAATTCACCAAGAGGGCTAATTTCTAATATTATAACAAATACACTGTGATTTCTTGTATGC carries:
- the LOC127409903 gene encoding transmembrane protein 200A-like; translated protein: MIATGGVITGLAALKRQDSTRSQYHLPTQSPTPAPEKKCAKRKSRADVVVVRGKIRLYSASGFFLVLGLLILMAGIVMAVLGYWPHKDHQKAPESKLFMNNTQVGREQIGSLTQFFEQHLHSEKMKMLGPFTMGIGIFIFICANAILHENRDRETKIIHMRDMYSTVIDFHSLRIKEQKCTNGAYMGPYADTEIRSFGQDSHFASRLTANTLMSFSGLDSDLRFSHGTSSEDEEGLMSEAKGGLSLLSPAYKDQTESFFGFQCESSRQCEGKSGVLKKCQTRSIVSSSICAFTLPVIKLNNCVIDEPDIESITEDLEQNRDHSRPPSMESLTVPVPDVAKAFKRPGAQLLRSNSATESPSSTSSHSSLSPGSTSGRFLSPGAARKDFGSNNSLQVLSAYSKSLDLERESTMLTVHPEQRKHPSWPRLDCSNSKGYTKLENKEDYMDRLIVPPVAVKKDYTKKEKLLMISRSHNNLCFEHDEFLSSLKRGTSETRF